The Argentina anserina chromosome 3, drPotAnse1.1, whole genome shotgun sequence genome includes a region encoding these proteins:
- the LOC126787243 gene encoding glucan endo-1,3-beta-glucosidase-like, which produces NPDAAEAKYLLPAIQNIQNAITATNLQGQIKVSTAIDTTLLGTTFPPSNGAFSDPANSFITPIITFLGNNGAPLLANVYPYFAYIGNPIDIKLEYALFTSPGVVVQDGSNGYQNIFDAWLDALYSALEKAGAPNMAIVVSESGWPSEGGDAATTGNAGTYYSKLINHVKTGTPKRPNGAIETYLFAMFDENLKDGAAVEKHFGIFSPNKQPKYQLTFG; this is translated from the coding sequence AATCCTGATGCTGCAGAAGCAAAATATCTTCTTCCTGCCATACAGAACATTCAGAATGCGATTACAGCAACCAATCTACAAGGACAAATCAAAGTGTCAACAGCAATAGATACAACTCTTTTGGGAACTACCTTCCCTCCTTCAAATGGGGCATTCAGCGATCCTGCGAATTCATTCATTACCCCGATTATCACCTTTTTAGGCAACAATGGAGCACCACTTCTTGCCAATGTATACCCCTACTTTGCCTATATCGGTAACCCTATTGACATAAAACTAGAATATGCCTTGTTTACATCACCAGGGGTAGTGGTACAGGATGGTAGTAATGGGTACCAGAACATCTTTGATGCTTGGTTGGATGCTCTATACTCTGCTCTTGAAAAAGCAGGGGCACCCAACATGGCTATAGTTGTATCCGAGAGCGGTTGGCCATCTGAAGGTGGTGATGCTGCAACTACTGGTAATGCAGGAACATACTACAGCAAGTTGATCAATCATGTGAAGACCGGGACTCCGAAGAGGCCTAATGGAGCTATTGAAACTTATCTGTTTGCCATGTTTGATGAAAACCTCAAGGATGGTGCAGCAGTTGAGAAACATTTTGGTATCTTCTCCCCTAACAAGCAGCCTAAGTACCAACTCACCTTTGGTTAG